aacgattacccaagagaaaatgagattttgtaCAGAAAATTCAACTGAACTAGTCAGTCATGGTCACATGGGTGACCATTATCATAACTAGTGACTTTGAGTCACTTTTGCACGTGTGTTTGGAAGCTAGTGGTGTTTTAGTGATGGGAGATGGTGGTGGGTGATGTTCTATGACCccaaggagtgtggagtgacccctcatgagtggGTAGAGCAAGTTATACAAGGGATGAGTGAGAGTGTTGGAAAAAggctgtggtaatcgtttacacaggcagtgtaaacgattacccgagagaaaatgagattttgtacagaaacttcaactgaagtagtcagtcatGGTCACATAGGTGACCATTATCAAAACTAGTGACTTTGAGTCACTTTTGCACATGTGTTTGGAAGCTAGTGGTGTTTGAGTGATGGGAGATGGTGGTGGGTGATGTTCTGTGACCccaaggagtgtggagtgacccctcatgagtggGTGGAGCAAGTTGTGCAATGGATGAGTGAGAGTGTTCGAAAAAGGTTGtcgtaatcgtttacacaggAGTGTAAACGATTACCTGAGAGAATTTcaggatttgtacagaaagttgaaccaaggtactcagtcagggtcacatgggtgaccattgtcaaaaccagtGACTTTCAGTCACTTTTTCACCTGTGTTTGGAAGCTGGTGGTGTTTGAGTGATGGGAGATGGTGATGGGTGATGTTCTGTGACCccaaggagtgtggagtgacccctcatgagtggGGGGAgcaagttgtgcaagggatgagtgagagtgttgaaaaaaggctgtggtaatcgtttataCAGGcagtgtaaacgattacccgagagaaaatgagattttgtacaaaaagttgaACTGAGGTAGTCAGTCAGGATCACaagggtgaccattgtcaaaaccatTGACTTTGAGTCACTTTTTCACCTGTGTTTTGTAGCTGGTGGTGTTTGAGTGATGGGAAATGGTGGTGGGTGATGTTCTGTGACCCCAAGTAGTGTGcagtgacccctcatgagtggGTGGAGCAAGTTGTGCAATGGATCAGTGAGAGTGTTCGAAAAAggctgtggtaatcgtttacacaggCAATttaacgattacccgagagaaaatgagattttgtacagaaacttcaactgaagtagtcagtcatGGTCACATGGGTGACCATTATCAAAACCAGTGACTTTGAGTCACTTTTGCACCTGTGTTTGGAAGCTGGTGGTGTTTGAGTGATGGGAGATGGTGGTGGGTGATGTGCTGTGACCccaaggagtgtggagtgacccctcatgagtgcGGGGAgcaagttgtgcaagggatTAGTGAGAGTGTTGGTAAAAccctgtggtaatcgtttacacaggcagtgtaaacgattacccgagagaatttcaggatttgtacagaaagttgaactgaggtactcagtcagggtcacatgggtgaccattgtcaaaactaGTGACTTTCAGTCACTTTTTCACCTGTGTTTGGAAGCTGGTGGTGTTTGAGTGATGGGAGATGGTGGTGGGTGATGTGCTGTGACCccaaggagtgtggagtgacccctcatgagtggGGGGAgcaagttgtgcaagggatCAGTGAGAGTGTTGGTAAAAgcctgtggtaatcgtttacacaggCATTGTAAATGATTACCCGAGAGAATTTCAATATTTGTACAGAAATTTGAACTGAGGTACTCAGTCAGGGTCActtgggtgaccattgtcaaaaccagtGACTTTCAGTCACTTTTTCACCTGTGTTTTGAAGCTGGTGGTGTTTGGAAGCCTTGTTTGGAAGCTGGTAAACTGCAATTGTATTAAGTGTATCATTAATTGAACATTACATATTAAATATCGAAAATTGAGGAACCAGTTTGACGCTAAAGaacttcattaaattaaagACTTGAAATTGTCAAAGTAGGAACTGAGGTACATAGTTTtttataatgcagaaaataaagcCTAAACAAGCAATTCTAAGTCTGAGGAATGTTTTCAGAAGCACTTTGCAAGTGTTGCAGTTGTTGTTCAATGTTCCCAACGCGTGATTGCAACGCATCAAACCTTGTATTGATGACGATGTCCATGTTTCCAAATCGAGTTTCAAGGGCATCAAATCGAGTTTCAAACGCATCAAATCTTGTACCAACGAAGGTGTGAAGTTCTTCTATGCGGTTGATGACATTATTTAGTGTTGTAGATGACCTGCCATGTTGATCTTCTTCTCCTTGTTCTTGTTGACCTTCTTGTAAGGGGGGATGGGGGGCGTTGCCTTTGGGAACCCATTCTCCTTCAGCATTTTGTACATAACCAAATGATGCTACAACTTCACAACCAATTTTTGACTTCAACTTCACTTCTGAAATGGGATCAGTGTCAGTAGGCACTTCAAAGTGTTCCATGAAGATGGTTATCAAATGTGGATATGGCAACTTTGCGTTCTCCCTTAATTCTCTTTTCATCTTATATCTAATAAGATGTCCCCAGTTAATGGGAATGGCATTGAAAAATGCCCATAACAGCATAATATCCTCTTCGTATGCCTGACCAATATTGGTTGCACGAGGAATTAATACTCGAGTGAGAACGTAATGAAGTATCCTTAGTTGAACCTTCATTTGGCCCGCTAGTATTCTGGATTGTATGACTGCATCATCTCTACACACTAGTTGCCTTGCAGTAACAGAATCGTATTGTTCTTTCCACTCATCTAGAAGTTTTCCTTCATAACGAACACCATCAGAGGGGAGATTAGTGAGTTGTTGAAAAAGATTAGGGCTGAGCCTAATTTTCACACCTTTTACCTCGCTTCGAATAACCCCAGTATCCGATATTGACATGTTGCTATAGAACACTCTCACTAATTCTGGGTGGTAATGTCTTCTTAAAGACACAAATTTAGTCAGCCCAGCTTCGACCAATATGTCATAGAATCGAAAATTTTTTCCTTCAAAGTAACCGTTATCTAGATACTTACTTTCCAATATTTCACGATTGACAAAATGTTGAGCATATTTCTCCTGTTGCTCATCCGAGGAGAAGAGATCATTGTTAGACATTGGAGGGGATGAGGATGGTGACGGGGTTGAACTCCGGCGGCGTCGACGTCCACCAACGGAAGAAGATGCCTTTTGTTTCTTGGTTCCACGATCAgccatttaattttgtttaggGTTTTGCACTGAGAGAAGCGAGGTTTTGCAAACATTTTTTAGGAAGGACGTGATTGGGCGGTTACGTACACGATTGCAAGATATAGACGTTGTCAACGTACTGATGTAGTGggtagttttttttaatgaactgtaacgtgtaatcgattacgacttcctcgtaatcgattacaatggtaATTTTTGTTCTATTCATATGCATTCCAAACATTCATCAATGGGATTTCATGGACGACCATTGTCActtacaaaaacataataaattgaCATAAAAACAGCAAAGCAGTTGTATATATCAACTGATGTTGTTATCGAAATTGTTATGCACAACTGACAACAACGACAAAAATCCAAAATGACCCATTTCGGTTTGTTCTGATAGTTGGGTAGAGTCGGCTTGAAACTGTACATGGTCATCACGTTCAACAACATTAGATGCCCTTTCCCCTTCTTGGTTCCACGATCAgccatttaattttgtttaggGTTTTGCACTGAGAGAAGCGAGGTTTTGCAAACATTTTTGAGGAAGGACGTGATTGGGCGGTTACGTACACGATTGCAAGATATAGACGTTGTCAACGTACTGATGTAGTGggtagttttttttaatgaactgtaacgtgtaatcgattacgacttcctcgtaatcgattacaatggtaATTTTTGTTCTATTCATATGCATTCCAAACATTCATCAATGGGATTTCATGGACGACCATTGTCActtacaaaaacataataaattgaCATAAAAACAGCAAAGCAATTGTATATATCAACTGATGTTGTTATCGAAATTGTTATGCACAGCTGACAACAACgaaaaaaatccaaaatgacCCATTTCGGTTTGTTCTGATAGTTGGGTAGAGTCGGCTTGAAACTGTACATGGTCATCACGTTCAACAACATTAGATGCCCTTTCCCCCTACAACAACACAACCACTAAGTACAACAAAATTGTTACAGAATAAAGTTTGTAATGAATAATTTGGAGGTAATTAATGACTCACGCATTGTTCGGTGGGTGGTGTTGAAGTCTTTGTGAACGAAGCTGACTTTCTTCTTTGGGTTCTTTTCTCAATACTGGACTTCAACCTGTTTGTGCGTGGACGTCCTTTTCGCTTAACAGTTGCAGGACTGTGTACAAGGACATCAGATATTCGAATTGGACTATGTGGCATTGACGTGCATGCACCAAGATCGTATCTTAGTTGGCCTGCATCACTAATGATGTTATTTGTCATGAAAGAACTGAAGCCAAATTTTTTACCCAAACAATTAATATCTTTTTCCAATTCTGTACTAGCAACCTCAGACTCACATGCAACTTCAGCAATTTCAAAAAAACGTTTGCACAACAGTTTGTATCTTTCCATGCGTGGGTCATTAGTGGAGTTACTATACGATGTCATTAGTGTGTGTCTTCTTCGGATATTTTTGCTCCAACGCCGCAAAATGTATTGGGAGGGAACACTGTAAACATCTTCTTGACCAAATACCAAGAGGGAATGCCGACATATAATTCCTCTAAACTCAAATAGTTGGCAAGAGCAAGTGCTTGTCTGTGTCAGGGGATCAAATTGAACTTTGTAAAATTTatctggtaaacgattaccctCCCACATTTGTTCCTCTTTTATAGTGTAAGTGTTCCTTAAGTCCTCCTTTAAGGTGTCTTTGATGAAACAATTCATCCTTGAACGAAATTCAGTTTGGACCTCCTCAAACTTTGCATGTGTGTATTGGACTTGAAATTGTCTCTCAATCGGTGACTGAGAGCCACATGCAATAGTGGTGTTCATGGACGAGAAGTCCGCTTCGATTTCCTTCTGCGCCTTTACCCTAACGGCATTGTCGTATTGGACCACAAATTGTTGAAGTGTGGTTGTGGAATTGATAAATCCATCAAAAAAAGCATTCATCCCCTCACTTCTCTGAGTCGTAGACATGCCggcccaaaaatattttttcaagtaACACGGAACCCATTTATGTCTATCTTCGTACAAATTACATAGCCATTCATTTTGCTCCAATCCATGTTTGGCAAGTAGTTCCTCCcaaccattttcaaattctcttggacaaacacaattatatataaGCGCATGTAGCTCGGTTTTGATAGCGGGATTATTTCTATAGCCGTGCAATTTTTCAGGCAACTTCTTCAGGATGTGCCATAAACACCACCTGTGCCTCGTATCAGGAAACACTTGTTCAATAGCATTGGCCATTGCCCTGCATTGGTCAGTAATAATACCTTGAGGACTCTTATTACGCATGCATCTTAGCCAACATTGGAACAACCATACAAATGAGGCAGTGTCTTCCGAAGACAACAATCCACATCCAAGTAAAATGGAGTGTCCATGATGGTTAACTCCAACAAAAGGCGCAAATGGCATGTCGTACTTATTTGTCAAGTAAGTCGTGTCAAAGGAAACAACATCACCAAATTCTTCACATGCAGCACGACTTCTTGCATCAGCCCAAAACACACTACAGATTTTATTCCCTTCATCTAGTGCAATGTCATAGAAGAACTCGTTATTTCTATCTTTCATTGAAGAAAAGTGTCGTAGGAGTGCCTTACCATCACCATCTTTACATAAAGATCTTCTATGTTGGCCAATGTAGTTTCGAGCGTCCCGCTCGACGAAGTCCATGTTTTCATAGCCCCCGGCATCGTTGACAATGCTAAGGAAACTCTTATTTAACCTAACTCCAGCATCATGGTTGACCTCCAAGGTGTGTTTTTCTTGCATGCTTAACTTTCTATTCACTGCAAATAGTTTGGAGTTATTTGGGCAAAGATCATGGTTGTGGTCCAGAACAACCGTCCTTATAAACCACTTGTCCTCCTTCTTTGCAATGGTTATCCCAGCAGGACATTGGTTAATTTGACTTGGAAGTGTTTTCACCACTGGTTTGACGGAAGACACATATTTGCCCTCCCTTGAACAAACTATTCTCAAGTAGTACACGTTGttgtctttatcttttttagaaGTTCTAGTCCGCACCGAAAACCCACGTCTAATGGCGTAGTTTGTGTAAAAAATTTTAGCTTTAATCATTGATTCAAAACACATATGCACTGTTGGGTCCATTTCCAATAAACTCTCATTACGGTCATCAACATTGTCATTAtactcattcacttcatccacaTCAATTGTGTGCGTCGACATTAGACCCACCTTTAGAGATAAACCAAATGGTATTCCCTCATCAAACTTATGACAATGACCACTGGcaactaaaaaataatgaaaataaaccCATTCACAAAAAGTTAAGTAAAACGTACCGTGGTGGAATATCAAGTGCCCTTTAATGAAGGTCAAATGGTCCTAACCAACATCCTCTTCAACATTTACGTCCACCATAAATGAACCTTATGTGCTTCTCACCAAACCTCCGAACATGGTTGTCGCCCTTCTCTTTAATGAAGACCAAAGTAATTTGTCTGGAAGTGGTTGGTTAATGGAGGTAAATGTTAACGTTGGATGTTGAGGCAGGTCTGTACTACCGCCAAAGGTATTACTTTTGCCTTCTCAAGCACATATTTGGTTACGTTCACAATGCATGCATTGAATGTTGTCAGCATAAAGTTTCTCTCTCATAACCCACAATCAATGCTTTTCACTTTTAAAGATTTCCTGTCAAATCACACATATCCCCTCAATTAATGTAACTTCATTTTAACAAGTTAACTTTATGgaaatagatataaaattattattttatttgttatattgaTTTCATGTAATGTGTTTGTCCACCGTAGTTCTGTTTATATATCGGGGACAAACCTATTGTGTACACTTGAACCAGGTGACAATATTTGTAACCCATTTACCATTCTTTGAGTTGTTAGTTACTTATGTAATGATCCCATTAATGTTTCCCcgttaacgtcgaattttaaTTTGGACAGGAAATTTCAGCATAATCATGGATGCATGGGAAGACCTtgtttatgatgatgatgtcCTTGAGTCGTTTTTGAAAAAATGCGATGCTTCGGCATCGCTTATTCCTGGTCCTGCAGGTAACATCCAAGCAGCTTTCCTGAATAGAACGGGAATAGAAGAACCCAAATCCACACAAAAATTTGCTCGTGATGTTGCTAACGCAACGTATGAATGAGATTTCAACTCCAATGCTTGGAAATGGGCACGGATGTTTATTGAACACCACGGTACACTCAATCTCATACATGCTTCCAACAACATTATTACGGTCACCAGTTGTAATTTCTTTTCATATCTTTTTTTTCATAGGTCTCGTAACGGATGGAAAATTCGAGAACGTCAACTCCCTCGAAGAGGCAAAATCAGCAGAGGTCCTTCCATTTGTTGCTTGCATATTGAAAGAGTGCAAGCCAAATGGGTTGGGAGATATGCAGTTGACTCTTAAGGTAATATTTCCTTTAATCAACAACACAACATGTTATGGTACATTAATAACTTATTATACCAAGTTGTGAAGGACCCAACTGCCACGATGAAGGCTTCCTTGCACAAGAAAGTTCTTGAAGATCCTGAAATTGCAGACAATATCGGAGTTGGTTCTGTTATGCTACTCAATCTTGTAACCCATCCAATTTGTACTTAACTATCATAATTATTTCGTTGGTGTTTCATTGTTCTTCTTCTTACTAATTTGGTTTGTACATCTAGGTCCACCCCTTCACTTCATTTCGGCAGAACTACTACCTCAATATTACGCATCGGTCTATAGTCAAGGTTTTTCCAGCTGAAGTTTGTCCTCCAACAATTGACCTTGTTATGGAGACCAAAAAACCTGTCATTCGACTCCCTATGTGGGCAGAGAAGAAACTCAATGTGGATTACATCCTCCGCAAATTTGTCCCTCCATTTGACCAACCATCAACGTCCAAACAAGCAGACAAGCAGTAGTGGGCTTTGGATAactgttattttatattaacagcATTATAAGTATTTAATGGAAAACTGTAATATTTCAAACGTACAATGTATTATTGTTGTGTGTGGTGTGTACCTGAATCTCTATTAATGTTGTGTTATCATGAATTTCTTTCTGTTATACAAATGTTTTGAAGTTAATTTAATGAAGTTCTTTAGTGTCAAACTGGTTCCTCAATTTTCGACATTTAATATGTAATGTTCATTTTATGATACACTTAATAGAATTACAGTTGTGAGTAAAACAACAATACTCAAACACCAGTAGCTTCCAAACACAGGTGAAAAATTGTCTCAAAGTCACTAGTTTTGGCAATGGTCACCCTTGTGACCTTGACTGACTACCTCatttcaactttctgtacaaaacctgattttctctcgggtaatcgtttaccaggccTGTGTAAAAGATTACCACAGCCTTTTTCCAACActctcactcatcccttgcacaacttgcTCCACccactcatgaggggtcactccACACCCCTTGGGGCCACAGAACATCACCCACCACCATCTCCCATCACTCAAACACCACCAGCTTCAAAACACAGGTGCAAAAGTGTCTCAAATTCACTGGTTTTGATAATGGTCACCCCTGTGATCCTGAATGACTACctcagttcaactttctgtacaaaatctcattttctctcgggtaatcgtttacactgcctgtgtaaacgattaccacaggcTTTTACCAACACTCTCACTGATCCCTAGCACAACTTGTTTCCCCCACTCGTgaggggtcactccacactccttggGCTCACAGAACATCACCCACCACCATCTTCCATCACTCAAACACCACCAGCTTCCAAACACAGGTGAAAAAGTGACTCAAAGTCAGtggttttgacaatggtcaccgaTGTGATCCTGAATGACTACctcagttcaactttctgtataaaatctcattttctctcgggtaatcgtttacactgCCTGTGTAAACGGTTACCCCAGCCTTATTCCAACActctcactcatcccttgcacaacttgcTCCACccactcatgaggggtcactccacactccttggGGTTACAGAACATCACCCACCACCATCTCCCATCACTCAAACACCACCAGCTTCCAAACACAGGTGCAAATGTGACTCAAAGTCACTgcttttgacaatggtcacccctatcaccctgactgactacctcagttcaactttctgtacaaaatctcattttctctcgggtaatcgtttacactgcctgtgtaaacgattaccacagccTTATTCCAACActctcactcatcccttgcacaacttgcTGCACccactcatgaggggtcactccacactccttggGGTCACAGAACATCACCCACCACCATCTCCCATCACTCAAACACCACCAACTTCCAAACACAGGTGCAAATGTGACTCAAAGTCACTgcttttgacaatggtcacccctgTCACCCTGACTAACTACctcagttcaactttctgtacaaaatctcattttctctcgggtaatcgtttacactgCCTgcgtaaacgattaccacagccTTTTTCCAACActctcactcatcccttgcacaacttCCTCCCCccactcatgaggggtcactccacactccttggGGTCACAGAACATCACCCACCACCATCTCCCATCACTTAAACACCACCAACTTCCAAACACAGGTGAAAAAGTGACTCAAAGTCAatggttttgacaatggtcacccatgtgATCCTTACTGACTACCTtagttcaactttctgtacaaaatctcattttctctcgggtaatcgtttacactgcctgtgtaaacgattaccacagccTTTTTCCAACAGTCTCACTGATCCCTTGCAGAACTTCCTCCCCccactcatgaggggtcactccacactccttggGGTCACAGAACATCACCCACCACCATCTCCCGTCACTCAAACACCACCAGCTTCCAAACACAGGTGAAAAAGTGACTCAAAGTCactggttttgacaatggtcacccatgtgatcctgactgactacctcagttcaactttctgtacaaaatctcattttctctcgggtaatcgtttacactgcctgtgtaaacgattaccacagccTTTTTCCAACAGTCTCACTGATCCCTTGCACAACTTCCTCCCCccactcatgaggggtcactccacactccttggGCTCACAGAACATCACCCACCACCATCTCCCATCACTCAAACACCACAAGCTTCCAAACACAGGTGCAAATGTGACTCAAAGTCACTacttttgacaatggtcacccctgtcaccctgactgactacctcagttcaactttctgtacaaaatctcattttctctcgggtaatcgtttacactgcctgtgtaaacgattaccacaggcTTTTACCAACActctcactcatcccttgcacaacttgcTCCCCCCACTCAAAATGTGATTCAAATGAactggttttgacaatggtGACCCATGCAACTTATCACACAAAAACCTTCACCATATTCTGAAACCCACAAACCCAcaaatcataataacaatggtattcaaaaaataaaatatgtgacCAACCAAACCAAATActcaaattttatatctttcaaCTAAATCCGATACATTacactttgttttcttaatctatttacaatgaTGATATACTTTGCATTAATCAACTCAATACACatatcattcattttttattctaagcactacggttccggtgtatggagtcctaagtgttcttcccttgtaacgccttcgtgatcCAACCCTAACATACGTCTTCAAAGGTTGTTCATTTCCGTCAATGTCAGTAGGGGATACAAAACCAGTGTTCATGGATGGTTCTGCACGAGGCACACTTTGTCCACCGTGATCTTTATTTTGCCGTCTTGCCTTCTCTTCAGCCAATTGTGCCTCCAAACTTGCAACCCTCAttttaagttcttcaattagaaattcttgaTCCTCTAAGGAACGCATAAAAGTTTCTCTTcgatttgttttttgtttcttatttggTCTTCGTGTACCATCCTTTCTTGTTGGTGTTGGTCTGTATTCCTTCTTATCCTTGGTTGAAGCACCAACATAAACATCGTCAACAACCTGAAATTTAACCACACATTACACACTACACAACTTTTCTCAAtatatcaaaacataacaaaacttcgGATAACAAACCACATACCAAACATGTCTCCATACACCGTTTTATGAACTTGTCTCCAAACTTACATTCATCCAATGCAATATTTGTGGAAATTTATCAATTGGACCTTCCGGTGGAACAAATAGCTCAAAAAACCATACCTAAGAGCAATAAATCATCTTAACTTGTAGTAAGAAACTAAAATCACACAACACTAAACAaacaatttacattttaaatcaACAAGTAATAACTACCTGCAGCATGTAAACACAACCATCCACGTAAACGTTTGTTGTACCTTTGCCTTTCTTCAAGCCTTCTgaagctttgcacaaactacGTAACAAAAAACGATAAACTAGACTACCCCAACAATAACTACCCAAACCACTTAAGTTGTCAACAATATTAAACATTACGGGAAACACTTTTCCGCTacgttttggaaataaaatctcACTTATACCTACCAATAGGTAAAGGCTACAAAAATGAGAACAAGGGatctttttcttgtgttttcgcATTAGAATTTTGTATATCGAATTCAATTCCTTTGTTCCTTTGCCTATGTATTTCACACATTCAATATTTCCCATTTCT
This window of the Vigna angularis cultivar LongXiaoDou No.4 chromosome 7, ASM1680809v1, whole genome shotgun sequence genome carries:
- the LOC128197903 gene encoding protein FAR1-RELATED SEQUENCE 5-like, which produces MVDVNVEEDVVASGHCHKFDEGIPFGLSLKVGLMSTHTIDVDEVNEYNDNVDDRNESLLEMDPTVHMCFESMIKAKIFYTNYAIRRGFSVRTRTSKKDKDNNVYYLRIVCSREGKYVSSVKPVVKTLPSQINQCPAGITIAKKEDKWFIRTVVLDHNHDLCPNNSKLFAVNRKLSMQEKHTLEVNHDAGVRLNKSFLSIVNDAGGYENMDFVERDARNYIGQHRRSLCKDGDGKALLRHFSSMKDRNNEFFYDIALDEGNKICSVFWADARSRAACEEFGDVVSFDTTYLTNKYDMPFAPFVGVNHHGHSILLGCGLLSSEDTASFVWLFQCWLRCMRNKSPQGIITDQCRAMANAIEQVFPDTRHRWCLWHILKKLPEKLHGYRNNPAIKTELHALIYNCVCPREFENGWEELLAKHGLEQNEWLCNLYEDRHKWVPCYLKKYFWAGMSTTQRSEGMNAFFDGFINSTTTLQQFVVQYDNAVRVKAQKEIEADFSSMNTTIACGSQSPIERQFQVQYTHAKFEEVQTEFRSRMNCFIKDTLKEDLRNTYTIKEEQMWEGNRLPDKFYKVQFDPLTQTSTCSCQLFEFRGIICRHSLLVFGQEDVYSVPSQYILRRWSKNIRRRHTLMTSYSNSTNDPRMERYKLLCKRFFEIAEVACESEVASTELEKDINCLGKKFGFSSFMTNNIISDAGQLRYDLGACTSMPHSPIRISDVLVHSPATVKRKGRPRTNRLKSSIEKRTQRRKSASFTKTSTPPTEQCGERASNVVERDDHVQFQADSTQLSEQTEMGHFGFFSLLSAVHNNFDNNIS